In the Bordetella genomosp. 10 genome, one interval contains:
- a CDS encoding response regulator, whose amino-acid sequence MTATILVADDSATMRMIVQATLTGAGWKVVAAGNGKEALELAMAQETPVDLVVSDWNMPVMGGLGLISSLREVERYEDVPVLVLTTEDDVESKTAARDLGVCGWLQKPVDPDLLVEMATELLDVSGEQAS is encoded by the coding sequence ATGACGGCGACGATTCTGGTCGCGGACGATTCCGCGACGATGCGCATGATAGTTCAGGCCACGCTGACCGGCGCCGGCTGGAAGGTGGTCGCGGCCGGCAATGGCAAGGAAGCGCTGGAGCTGGCGATGGCGCAGGAAACGCCCGTCGACCTGGTGGTGAGCGACTGGAACATGCCCGTGATGGGCGGCCTGGGCCTGATTTCCAGCCTGCGCGAGGTCGAGCGCTACGAGGACGTGCCGGTGCTGGTGTTGACCACCGAGGACGACGTGGAAAGCAAGACGGCGGCGCGCGACCTGGGCGTGTGCGGCTGGCTGCAGAAACCGGTCGATCCCGATCTGCTGGTGGAAATGGCGACCGAATTGCTGGACGTGTCCGGCGAGCAGGCAAGTTGA
- the motB gene encoding flagellar motor protein MotB: protein MATVNNHRVVIRRKKSAGGGHHGGSWKIAYADFVTAMMAFFLVMWLISVVPREELKGIAEYFRMPLHVALTGGPSNSAETSAIPGGGADPVRSDGDIRRADGTRLESQVKGDAERRDQRRLEQVRSRIEKTIDTSPLLKNFRPQLMIDMTPEGLRIQIIDNQNRPMFATGRAEPQPYMRDILHELAPVLNDIPFKISISGHTDATQYARGERAYSNWELSADRANASRQELVAGGMAENKVARVVGLSSSYSLVKDDPYAAVNRRISLVVLNRETQERFDRDNSAAADVSGKDGRQIGSAIEERLAPQPASTAPAPAAAGAPAASTPTAQ from the coding sequence ATGGCCACCGTCAATAATCACCGGGTCGTCATCCGCCGCAAGAAGTCCGCCGGGGGCGGGCATCACGGCGGCAGTTGGAAGATTGCGTACGCGGACTTCGTCACGGCCATGATGGCCTTTTTTCTCGTGATGTGGCTGATCAGCGTCGTGCCGCGCGAGGAACTCAAGGGCATCGCCGAGTATTTCCGCATGCCGCTGCACGTGGCGCTGACCGGCGGTCCCAGCAATTCCGCCGAAACCAGCGCCATCCCGGGCGGCGGCGCCGACCCGGTCCGCAGCGACGGCGATATCCGCCGCGCCGATGGCACCCGCCTGGAATCGCAGGTCAAGGGCGATGCCGAGCGGCGCGACCAGCGCCGCCTGGAGCAGGTGCGCTCGCGCATCGAGAAGACCATAGACACCAGCCCGCTGCTGAAGAATTTCCGTCCGCAACTGATGATCGACATGACGCCCGAGGGGCTGCGCATCCAGATCATCGACAACCAGAATCGTCCGATGTTCGCGACCGGCCGCGCCGAGCCGCAGCCCTATATGCGCGACATCCTGCACGAGCTGGCCCCGGTGCTCAACGACATTCCGTTCAAGATCAGCATTTCCGGCCACACCGACGCCACCCAGTACGCCCGCGGCGAGCGCGCCTACAGCAATTGGGAGTTGTCGGCCGATCGCGCCAACGCCTCGCGCCAGGAACTGGTGGCCGGCGGCATGGCGGAAAACAAGGTGGCGCGGGTGGTGGGGCTGTCTTCCAGCTACAGCCTGGTTAAGGATGACCCATATGCTGCCGTTAACCGTCGTATCAGTCTGGTGGTGTTGAACCGCGAGACGCAGGAACGGTTCGACCGCGACAATTCCGCGGCCGCCGACGTCTCGGGCAAGGACGGCCGCCAGATCGGCAGCGCGATCGAGGAACGCCTCGCGCCGCAGCCGGCGTCGACCGCGCCGGCGCCCGCGGCGGCCGGCGCGCCCGCCGCGTCCACGCCGACGGCACAGTAA
- the motA gene encoding flagellar motor stator protein MotA gives MLIVIGYLVVIASVVGSFVIMGGHLGALYQPFEFTLIGGAAVGSFLAGNSAKSIKLTKKAIPAALRGAPYNKDMYMELMSLMYVILNKARREGLMAIESHIEDPSSSPIFMESPRIMKDPKLMEFITDYLRIMISGNMSSFEIETLMDEEIETFSHEVHVPVHSLQTVADAMPAFGIVAAVLGVIKALAAVDQPPAVLGDLISKAMVGTFLGILLAYGFVAPLASRVEKQTAESIKILECIKTTLLASMNGYPPQLAVEFGRKVLYSGVRPSFAELEEHVRQAKTSAGKA, from the coding sequence GTGCTGATTGTTATTGGTTACTTGGTAGTGATTGCTTCCGTGGTCGGAAGCTTCGTCATCATGGGCGGACACCTGGGCGCGCTCTACCAGCCGTTCGAGTTCACCCTGATCGGCGGCGCCGCGGTGGGGTCCTTTCTCGCCGGCAACAGCGCCAAGTCGATCAAGCTGACCAAGAAGGCGATTCCGGCTGCCCTGCGCGGCGCGCCCTACAACAAGGACATGTACATGGAGCTGATGTCGCTCATGTACGTGATCCTGAACAAGGCCCGCCGCGAAGGCCTGATGGCGATCGAATCGCATATCGAGGACCCGTCGTCCAGCCCCATCTTCATGGAGTCGCCGCGCATCATGAAGGATCCGAAGTTGATGGAATTCATCACGGATTACCTGCGCATCATGATCAGCGGCAACATGAGTTCGTTCGAGATCGAAACGCTGATGGACGAGGAAATCGAGACCTTCAGCCACGAAGTCCACGTGCCCGTGCACTCCCTGCAGACCGTGGCCGACGCCATGCCGGCCTTCGGCATCGTGGCGGCCGTGCTGGGCGTGATCAAGGCGCTGGCGGCGGTGGACCAGCCGCCGGCCGTGCTGGGCGACCTGATTTCCAAGGCCATGGTCGGCACCTTCCTCGGGATTCTGCTGGCCTACGGTTTCGTGGCGCCGCTGGCTTCGCGCGTCGAGAAGCAGACGGCCGAATCGATCAAGATCCTCGAGTGCATCAAGACCACGCTGCTGGCCAGCATGAACGGCTACCCGCCGCAACTGGCGGTGGAATTCGGCCGCAAGGTGCTCTACTCGGGCGTGCGGCCGTCCTTCGCCGAACTCGAGGAACACGTGCGCCAGGCCAAGACGTCGGCCGGCAAGGCTTGA
- the flhC gene encoding flagellar transcriptional regulator FlhC, with translation MATKSVSQEADEILLASAMIGLGARLQVLESETNLSHDRLARLYREIRGCSPPKGMLPFSVDWFMTWLPNIHSSLFYNVYKFLNENTGSKGIRAIIDAYRLYLEHNGVRDGEGGEPVLSFTRAWMLVRFFEGKMLQLSECRQCGGHFIAHAHDPRGDFVCAICRPPPRAGKTRAAAKERAGRRAGVAADVVGL, from the coding sequence ATGGCGACCAAAAGCGTATCTCAAGAAGCCGACGAAATCCTGCTGGCCAGCGCCATGATCGGGTTGGGCGCGCGGCTTCAAGTCCTGGAGTCCGAGACCAACCTCAGCCACGACCGCCTGGCGCGGCTGTACCGGGAGATCCGCGGCTGCTCGCCGCCGAAGGGGATGCTGCCGTTCTCGGTGGACTGGTTCATGACCTGGCTGCCGAACATCCATTCCTCCCTGTTCTACAACGTCTACAAGTTCCTCAACGAGAACACCGGCAGCAAGGGCATCCGCGCCATCATCGATGCCTACCGCCTGTATCTGGAACATAACGGCGTGCGCGACGGCGAAGGTGGCGAGCCTGTCCTCAGCTTCACCCGCGCCTGGATGCTGGTGCGTTTCTTCGAAGGCAAGATGCTGCAGTTGTCGGAATGCCGGCAGTGCGGCGGACATTTCATCGCCCACGCGCACGATCCGCGCGGCGATTTCGTCTGCGCCATCTGCCGTCCGCCTCCCCGCGCCGGCAAGACCCGCGCGGCCGCCAAGGAGCGTGCGGGACGTCGCGCGGGGGTGGCCGCCGACGTCGTCGGGCTGTGA
- the flhD gene encoding flagellar transcriptional regulator FlhD, producing MKQTENSLLADIREVNLSYLLLAQRMLRDDYASAMFRLGFSDQVADILLRLSPAQLVKLASSSSLLCRFRFDDYSLLSALTHDVLGGALQQAHATILLAKQPVEQLA from the coding sequence ATGAAACAGACTGAGAATTCTCTGCTCGCCGACATCCGCGAAGTCAATTTGTCCTATCTCTTGTTGGCTCAGCGCATGTTGCGGGATGACTATGCCTCGGCCATGTTCCGCCTGGGCTTCAGCGACCAGGTCGCGGATATCCTGCTGCGCCTCTCGCCCGCGCAACTGGTCAAGCTGGCCAGCTCCAGCTCCCTGCTGTGCCGTTTCCGCTTCGACGACTACAGCCTGCTGTCGGCCTTGACCCACGACGTGCTGGGCGGCGCGCTGCAACAGGCGCACGCCACGATTCTCCTGGCGAAGCAACCGGTCGAGCAGTTGGCCTGA
- a CDS encoding RNA polymerase sigma factor FliA, translating to MPQPEDSLAEYAPLVRKLALQLLARLPASVELDDLIQSGMIGLLDAARRYQETADAQFETYATTRIRGAMLDELRNQDWLPRSVRSKAKRIEQAVAHLGQRLMRAPTESEIAAQLDMPLNEYHEMLYDAQGVQIVHYEDFGAENGGEGGDSDWSNGAAATSSGANPLDSLLAGDFRQVLVEAIESLPEREKLLLSLYYEQGLNLKEIGAIMEVTEARVCQLRSQATARLRAYMHSQSWREMPGHGLLAQVM from the coding sequence ATGCCTCAACCCGAAGACAGCCTGGCCGAATATGCACCGCTCGTACGCAAGCTTGCGTTGCAGTTGCTTGCCCGGTTGCCGGCCAGCGTCGAACTGGACGACCTGATCCAGTCCGGCATGATCGGCCTGCTCGATGCCGCCCGCCGCTACCAGGAAACCGCGGACGCGCAATTCGAGACCTATGCCACCACGCGCATCCGCGGCGCCATGCTCGACGAGCTGCGCAACCAGGATTGGCTGCCGCGCAGCGTGCGCAGCAAGGCCAAGCGCATCGAACAGGCGGTCGCGCACCTGGGCCAGCGCCTGATGCGCGCGCCCACCGAATCGGAAATCGCGGCCCAGCTCGACATGCCGCTGAACGAGTACCACGAGATGCTGTACGACGCGCAAGGCGTGCAGATCGTGCATTACGAGGATTTCGGCGCCGAGAACGGCGGCGAAGGCGGCGATTCCGACTGGAGCAACGGCGCCGCGGCCACCTCCTCCGGCGCCAATCCGCTGGACAGCCTGCTGGCGGGCGACTTCCGCCAGGTGCTGGTGGAAGCCATCGAATCCCTGCCCGAGCGCGAAAAGCTGCTGCTCTCCCTGTATTACGAGCAGGGACTGAACCTGAAGGAAATCGGCGCCATCATGGAAGTAACCGAAGCCCGCGTGTGCCAATTGCGCAGCCAGGCGACGGCGCGGCTGCGGGCGTACATGCATAGCCAGTCCTGGCGGGAGATGCCGGGGCACGGGTTGTTGGCGCAGGTGATGTAA